The DNA region GATGTTTAGGTTGATCACAGGTATACCGGGGCCTAGTGGGTTCGGATCTGCATCAACGGCTGAGAATGTGACTGAGGGGATCGATGCGACAAACTTGACAGCCATAATCACAGGTTCAGATAATTGAGAAATTTTTTAAACTTCACGACTTATCATTTGAATTTTGATAAGAGCGAGATAAATCAGAGTTTTAACCAAACTTCATGGTTAGGTAATTAACCATGTTTAATTCACAACTTCAAGCTAGCattatttgttttgttgtttatttACTATAACATTAATACCTCAAGAATTGTATTTACATcattaattctataaattatttaaaaatcaaaagtcgaTCTGATCATTTTATCTATAACTTCATAAAAGATTAAAGTAACAAAATGAACTTTGTTTTCcatgtaatttataaaaaatagtaataattttaataacGCTAATGGTGAACTAAACAATAGTTGTTCTCACAAATGCTGCTCACATAAGTTATGCAGTAACTTTTGTTTTTATACTTAGATCCAACTATACAggaaattaaatattgaatttaTGAGATATATGTTGTGCACGTCCAATCATAATTTGCAGATTTAGATCTCTGTACATCCCTCTGCTTATTAGTTGTTGCCATGAGAAAATCTAGCATAGTGGGTTGCTACAACGACATTGATACCACAAATTTAATTCTAAATTTTCTGGTAGGGTTCAATAatggaaaaaataaattcacaggataacaaatatagaaaattaAATTGATCCACCACACCCTGATAGTGATAGACCAGGCTAGACAAATTTTCAGTACACACACcaatgaataaaaattaataacgACAACAACAACAgtgacgacgacgacgacaacaacaacaacaacaacaataataataataataataataataataataataataataataataataataataataaaaaagagcAACGACCCTCCAAGAACGCATAGGAAGCACAGATCTAACCTGACCAGGTCAAGTTCTTGCCAAAATAATAACAGAGTTTTGAATCATAAATGGAAcattatttttcaatattttgttaaaaaagTTAACAAAAAATTCTCAAACTGCAGGTGGTGCAAGTGGGATTGGTTTGGAAACTGCAAGAGTTTTAGCTAAGAGAAATGCACATGTTATTATAGCAGCAAGAAACATTGAAGCAGCTAATGCAGCAAAGCAGTCCATTCTCAAAGATTACACCAAAGCTAAAGTCACCACCCTTAAACTCGACCTCGCTTCTCTCGACTCAGTCGAGGCTTTCAGTCATGAGTTCGCCACTCTCAACCTTCCCCTCAACATCTTAATGTAACTTAAAAAAACTCATTTTCACAACAATTTAGACATTTTTTGGTTAGTGTTCAATCTGACTTTGGTTTATTTTTCCAGAAACAATGCTGGTATCATGTTCTGCCCTTTTCAGCTGTCTCAAGATGGGATTGAGATGCAGTTTGCTACAAATCATCTTGGTATAGTATAACACATTTATAATATCTTGAAATATTCTCAGCTTAGGTTGTAAGAGTTCATGTTTCATTGGTCAGGCCACTTCTACTTGACTAACCTACTCCTGGACAAGATGAAAGAAACAGCAAAATCTACGGGGATCGAGGGGAGGATTGTGAATCTATCATCGGTAGCACATCTACTCACTTATCCAGAAGGGATTGCTTTCGAACAGATCAGTGATCAAAAGAAGTAAGTTAGTTCATCAAAAATGTAAATCATAAGATGGAAGGCCTGGTGTATAAGGCGATACATTTTTGTTTGGTGGCAGATATGATGACAAGAAAGCATATGGACAGTCCAAACTAGCCAATATATTACACGCAAACGAGCTCTCTAGGCGTCTGGAGGTAACGTATCGCAACCTCAAAAACACACTAGAGCTCTCTAGGAGGCAAAAGTAGTTGTTTAAACTTGTGTGTTTCTGCAGAGTGAAGGAGTAAACATTACAGTGAATTCAGTGCATCCGGGGCTGATCATGACGAATCTGTTCAGATATTCCGGGATTTTGATGAGTAAGAAGTCCTACAATCTAACATGTGTGTTGCACTAAAACAAGATTTTGCTGCAGAAATCTTCAAGTTTTACACTTATGTGTGCTAGTTTTCTTGCACTAAATCAAGATTTTTGCTGCATAAATATTGCACTAGTTTTGTTGcattaaatcaaaatttttttCTGCAGAGATATCGAATTTACAACACACTGACACACACATTTATGTGCTAGTTTTCTTGCACTAAATCAACATTTTGGTGCAGAAATGTTGAAGCTGGCAACTCACATTCTCTGGAAAAATGTTCCTCAGGTAACAGTCCCTCAAACAGAACATGATGATCTAAAAAAAGTTAACATGTATGTTAACTTTGCTCTCAATTTTCAGGGTGCAGCAACAACGTGCTATGTTGTGCTCCACCCCGGCCTTAAGGGAGTGTCAGGGAACTACTACGTCGACTGCAACGAATTCAAGACAAGCAGCCTGGCCAGAGACGAGGCTTTGGCGAAGAGACTCTGGGATTTCAGCTGCAACTTACTTAAGACAGCTGGAAAAGCCTGAATGCACATCAATGAGTTGAACTCTATTTCAATTTAAGATCTTGtggtttttaatattttgtaaacTTGGACAAGAATATTGCTCAAATCATAGAAGATGGCCTAGTTTTTCTTGTCTAAAAAAGTTGTGTTTATTTACATATAACAAATATTTTGAGTGTTATGTGCTTCTGCAGTTAGTTTACTCATGCATTGtaattgatgtattaatttatctctctctctctctctatatatatatcactATTACTACTATCTTACACAATTCTTAGCTGTTttctagtaatttttatttttaaatgtaatCACTTCTTACCCatttcttataaaaaaatacaaatatgtaAAAAATGTGCATTAAATACAACTCAATGATGATATGTTTTTTATATGTAGGAGCAGTACATTATGACATTTTTTATAGATAacttttggagcattgcatttTTTTTCCTATCAACACtatatatatcgatatatatTGAGGATTTAGGAAAGCGGCAAAAAtctataactataattaaactAAATTCGAGCCAATTTAGTgacacaattcaatttaattagttacATTAGTTACTAACTAAACCGAGATCAAacaattttaaacaaaaaacaataatCAATTTCTAACTCAAGCTGGAGATGAACTATAATTTCTAAATAATGTGGGAAACAGTAGTAATATATCAGCAAAcactaaaaaacaaaaaaaattcacaaatcaaAATACCACGACGACGACGTCGTTTGGCGCAACGGATTCGAAAACCgaaatttatttccaaattagGGGGAAAATCGTCGAACTAACCGTATTCTCAGAGCGGCGCCACCTCTTCGTCGTCGCCCTCCCACAATCCGAGTGCTCTGACGGCGAAGGCGGATCCGGCGACGATGACGGCGGCGAAGAGCGGCGGCACGAGCATGTCAATTTCGGAGCGCCTGAAGAGTCTCGAGGCGAGGCAGAAGTCCTCCGTTGGGATGTCGAGCGGCAGCCTGACGAGGCCCTCGCCGCGGCAGGGCGGAGAGAGCGGGCTGATGGCGGAGACGAAGGCCCACTCCGGCGTGAAGGAGGCCATCGCGACGGCGGCCGTGAGGACGGCCGTCCAAGCGACGGCGTAGAGCATGAGGAGGTAGGTCGGGGAGGAGAGGGATTCGGGGAGGGAATTGAGGATTCGGAAGATcatttctagagagagaggaAGTGAAGATGGATCACTAATTCCTTATGAATAGGGAAATTATTCATGCAATTTTGTTTGTTGGTTTAGAAATGGGGAAATGCTGATATAGagtagtaggagtactatttctttcaatttctttttcttttttaatattcgtactcaatttatcaaattttgttttatggGACTaacggaaatagaaaaatgagacagCACGGATGGAGTACAATTTGTTGGGGGTTTATTGTTTGGGAGTGATGATAAACAACCAAGTTTTGTACAACAAAAAAGGTTATAATATTGGtaatttgatgtattaattatatattaaaataataaatgtagttAGTGGATAAGTTAAAAAGACTTGATTAGTCTTCAgcctcattttcattttttttatatatttgaattaCCTCTGTAttacttttcaaatttgaattaaagtatgattaattaattttagagttccgaaaaaataaaaaatttatacacaaatcatTGATATATGACCACAATTTTATGCACGTTCCATGTACTATATATACGCCCATatgttttaattaaatgcataaataaaccGATTTTTTCTCAAATAAACCAGCTTTTGGTTGTACAAAAATAGATTTATTGTTTGGGTTAATACTCGTATAAATCTATAGTAATTGTGTTACTTACGTTTTAATgttttaaaattatgatttCTATCTCGATCtctttaagagcatccgcagcggtgctcgctggCGCGGCAAcgcgctgtccgccgctgcgctctcgccgctggcacgacgcTTCTTGATGCATTGAGCACGTTCGTGCCGCTGAGCATGCGACGTGGTGCGTTTCTATTCGCCAACGGATTATccgttggattttttttaaaataaaaaataataccaaaaaaaaaaaaaaatcatattccaaaaaatatagctgttttattaccgttttttgaattttttttatttttctaaagaaatttaatcccaaaatcatctataaatacacacattcatcatccatttttcacatcaaattatctctcattcatattttttcatacaactcatctacatcttgcTCTCTCATGCAAACCCtctctaaaaaatttaaaaatggatttcaccgatatcattgcgaaagcggagcgcgaagaacaagaatactataaacaatatcgtgccgcctatgaagcctatgtcgccgccactacccctgcccctcctcctcggccaactagatcaattcgccgctacatccctcgtgaccgcgagggagccaacgaaaggctcgttgccgactatttttcgaccagccgcggtttccgtaAGATTACTTTCGGagtcgttttcgcatgtcaaaacggttgtttatgcgtattgtcaacacattatccgcccgtgttgaatactttcaatcacgtagagacgcaaccggtcggcaaactCTCTCGGCGTTGCAAAAGTGTAattgtgccatccgacaacttgctactgggcaaacggctgacctcttcgacgagtatttgtatgtgggtgagtcaactggaatcttatgcctcaaaaatttttgcgacggcgttcgttctgctttcggtgaggaattccttcgggaaCCCATCTtcggttgcttcatcttcacgaaacagtccatggttttcctGGTATGCTTGGCCGCATTGACTGCATgaattggaagtggaagaattgcccgactgcttggagggggcaatacttaagcggccacaaaggcggcggcccaacgcttatccttgaagcggtcgccgactaccgcctatggatttggcatgcatatttcgatGTTGCCGGATctaacaacgacttgaacgtgttatattcttcaccacttttcaatgatgttttgaatggtgtagcaccgacgatcgacttcaccgtcaacggaaatgcataccacatgggttactatctcgccgatggtatctacccaaggtggtcgacgttcgtgaagacgttcagcaatccgcaagacccgagacgagttctttttgcgcagcgtcaagagtctgctcagaaagacgtcgaaagagcttttggggtccttcaagcccgattcaacattgtgaagaccCCGTTTCGACTGTGGTACATTaagaatatcgccgacatcatgtacatgtgtattatcttgcataacatgattatagctgatgAAGGACCGAGGGCAGCTAACTTTTACTACGatgatgaagccggaagctcaaccgcgaggtctcccccacgccgaggtgtgcatacgacggtgggcgagaggatcgaaacaagacacacaatgcgcgataccagaacctacattgagctacaagaagacctagtcaaacacatttgggcaaaattcggccacgagcagaaattttatgaatttaagtatgtaattttaaatttttaggattttaattatgtaatttaaaatttttttatgaatttaattatgtaattttaaatttttaggattttaattatgtaattttaactttttttgtaatttgtaatagtattccaggtacttttaatgcattttaatattgtggaactgtttttatttaaattgaataataaaatggtgGAACCCTTGAACATGTCCTTACGGAAGAACATGGAtgtaggtgttgtgctcttgaggaagaagagagtaaaaatgaataaaagtgggtccggacccacttcCATGCTCTTTGACAAGAGTATGGATGTGGATGCTTTTCGTATAACAAAATTCCGATTTTCAATCGCGGCATACTATATCAGAATCAGTCAGTTTTATCTCAAGTTTCTATTCTTATTTTTAAGAGATTGATGAGTATAACAAAATTCTGATTTTCAATCGCGGCATACTATGTCAGAATCAGTCAGTTTTATCTCAagtttctatttatatttttaagagaTTGGATGTGTATGTTTTTAGAAAGTAATTGTCTAAACTTAATCTTTCAAACTCGTATCAATTTCTATTAACAAAATTTCACTCCAACAGTGTAACTGTGGCATGAATCATGAGGTGGCGGAGTTGTGACATGACTGTTCtcctaaaataattatttatcgaAAGACTGATGAAATTGGTAGTTTATGATATACGTCATTCATACAATTATTAAAGGATGAAGATAATATCGATGGATTTCAAAATATGAGATAGTGATCAAAATGTCTGGACGAGAAAAGTGGTACTACTATTTTACCCCTAATCTAATTGCATATAAACATTGAACAAAAAATGTCATTGCAATTATGTCAACATAAGTGAAAATGGCCACTTACAATGgcataaagaaaaacaaaagttGTCAAGAATGGACTCAACAAAGCAAGAAAAATCATTTCAAACTCAATAGTTGCAAATGCAGAACCCCAAACAAAGTAAAATCTTCTGTAGACAGTCATCAAAGCAAACAAGAAATCTATTTTTTTGCTAACTAAATGAGATTTTGATTTAAATCAGAAATATAGCCAGTGGTCAAATATCATATCATACCAAAACATGCTGGTCTTACACCTCCCAGATTGTTACAATATCAGCCTGTAGATTAAAACTACAGCTGCAACACTTGAAAACATCATATACCAAAACAAACATAAATTGCATCCAAGTTACAAGAAACAGTATACCAAGTACTTGGCGACTACTTATACGGTTATACCCAAGTTTACCTTCGAACAAACGGTAGGCGGGCATTGCACGAGACACCTGCCTATGTTTGTTCACTCAGATGGCACGGCTCTTGATGACATCAAGGCCCATTTCAGTTGGATCAGTTGCTTGCAGTTCGACTTGAATCCCGTCTAGCTCCCTCTTGAACCTGTCCTTTGAACTGGCGTAGATCATCTTGCTTCTGATCCTTGAGGAGTCAGGAGACCTTGCATAGCAAAAAAGCAATCGAGCATATGGTTTGTGTTCAGCGAGTGTTAAATTGAGTGCGTTAACCATAGGGATAAGCAATGAGATGGTGAGATTACCAAGCAATGAAGAAAATCTTGCTTTTCTGGCAATTCTCTGCTGTCACAAAGTCGAAATCGTAGATGCAGTAGCGACATTCTTCAGCGGGGACACTAGCAGCAAAATCCTCGTAGGTTTCAGTTGGCTCACCTACTTTTTCAACAACAACCTGCTTCTGTTTCTCCTCTATCTTGAAGATGATGTAGCGGTAAGTCCTCTTCGCCTTCAGTTCCAAGAATCTCAACTTGCAATCATCGTGAACAGCCATCCCAGATGCTGCGTTTGCCTGATCACAAGAACGCGTTTAGATAACATAAACATCTTACTATGCGGAAGTAAATCAGGAGAAACATGATGCTTGCGTGAAAATCAGTAAACTAAATTAGTAAACAAACAGCAGAAGCATGATATTTAACAATCCGAACCTCACAAAAATGTGCAATGTATACccccaacacacacacacacatcatcatcatcatcaaagcATCAACAACCAACAGACATTATACCAAAATCACAACTCGATACATCTAAAGATAGTTAGCTATTTTGCCACATACATACGCTTTAGCCTACATGATGATGAATACAGATAGATCAAACTATAACACCACAACAACTATGCCATTGCATCGTTATAAAACAGATAAAGAGGAATcaccaacaacaacaaaaaaatatgtttaaaaACTCGAATCACATACGATTTATCTGCTAAAACAATTACAAGTTAGGATGATTTGCAAAAACTTCAAAAATTGGACAAAATCATCTTCAATCGAGCAAAATTACAGAAACGAATAGCAACTAGTGTCAGATCAGTCACACATCAGGCACCACGCGTCCACGCCTCAAGCACAATTAAGCTGCAATCCTTCCACGCGAATTCCAAACTTATCTCAATAGTTAAATGAATTCGACACGAGTTCCGATTCTCAGCACCGGAAAAAAAACAACTCAAAAGAGAAGCATCCAGCATAAACCAGATCACCGGTCTAGATTATTAGCCGACTAAAACAGATAGCTCGCCAAAACAAAAATCGATAACTTATTCGAACTAGACGAGGAACGAAATCAGATCAAGCGAGCCACGCGTGATAAAATAATCAGGAGACGCGATAGCAATGCAACGGAAAATCTGGAGAAACAGAAGGGCGGAGACTCACCATTTTCGATCGTGCTTGAGTTTGAAGCAGAGAATGCGAGGACCAGCGGAGGACTGTAGgcaaagaaaatgaaagaaattttatagagagagagagataacgTGGAGCTCTCTTTATTAAGCAGATGTGGTAGGGTTTTTTTACTTCGATTTTTTACTGCGTGTTAAAGTGAAACCAGATTAAAAGTGGTTGCGCGAACGGCCCATGATTTAATTACTGTATTTctttatgaataaaaaagagagaaagaaaagggaCTATACTATactccaaaataaattttaaaaattatatagtgaaaacGGCTCATGATTTAATAGGTTATGCATCAATG from Salvia splendens isolate huo1 chromosome 9, SspV2, whole genome shotgun sequence includes:
- the LOC121747738 gene encoding uncharacterized protein LOC121747738; this translates as MIFRILNSLPESLSSPTYLLMLYAVAWTAVLTAAVAMASFTPEWAFVSAISPLSPPCRGEGLVRLPLDIPTEDFCLASRLFRRSEIDMLVPPLFAAVIVAGSAFAVRALGLWEGDDEEVAPL
- the LOC121747737 gene encoding short-chain dehydrogenase TIC 32 B, chloroplastic-like, producing the protein MLTHPIHTYNHPKRQNPFIYIWCIPSPLIHFISLFLLFSSLCHRHTHTHTRRKMFRLITGIPGPSGFGSASTAENVTEGIDATNLTAIITGGASGIGLETARVLAKRNAHVIIAARNIEAANAAKQSILKDYTKAKVTTLKLDLASLDSVEAFSHEFATLNLPLNILINNAGIMFCPFQLSQDGIEMQFATNHLGHFYLTNLLLDKMKETAKSTGIEGRIVNLSSVAHLLTYPEGIAFEQISDQKKYDDKKAYGQSKLANILHANELSRRLESEGVNITVNSVHPGLIMTNLFRYSGILMKMLKLATHILWKNVPQGAATTCYVVLHPGLKGVSGNYYVDCNEFKTSSLARDEALAKRLWDFSCNLLKTAGKA
- the LOC121748902 gene encoding actin-depolymerizing factor 1-like, with translation MANAASGMAVHDDCKLRFLELKAKRTYRYIIFKIEEKQKQVVVEKVGEPTETYEDFAASVPAEECRYCIYDFDFVTAENCQKSKIFFIAWSPDSSRIRSKMIYASSKDRFKRELDGIQVELQATDPTEMGLDVIKSRAI